A genomic segment from Geitlerinema sp. PCC 7407 encodes:
- the guaA gene encoding glutamine-hydrolyzing GMP synthase yields MTLQTEQPPQTASLEPINRQMIVILDFGSQYSELIARRIRETQVYSEVLSYRTTAEQLKQLNPKGIIFSGGPSSVYDAHAPHCDPAIWDLGLPVLGVCYGMQLMVQQLGGGVERAERGEYGKASLFIDDPTDLLTNVEDGTTMWMSHGDSVKQMPEGFELLAHTNNTPCAAIAHHDRKLYGVQFHPEVVHSQGGLALIRNFVYHICDCEPTWTTEAFVEEAIREVRAKVGDKRVLLALSGGVDSSTLAFLLHKAIGDNLTCMFIDQGFMRKGEPERLLKLFQEQFHIHVEYVNARERFLARLEGITDPEEKRKRIGHEFIQVFEEESRRLGPFDYLAQGTLYPDVIESADTNVDPKTGERVAVKIKSHHNVGGLPKDLRFKLVEPLRKLFKDEVRKVGRAIGLPEEIVRRHPFPGPGLAIRILGEVTAEKLDILRDADLIVRQEINQRGIYHDFWQAFAVLLPIRSVGVMGDRRTYAYPIVLRLVSSEDGMTADWSRAPYDLLETISNRIVNEVEGVNRVVYDITSKPPGTIEWE; encoded by the coding sequence GTGACTCTACAGACTGAACAACCGCCTCAAACCGCGTCTCTAGAGCCGATCAATCGCCAGATGATTGTCATCCTGGATTTCGGCTCCCAGTACTCCGAGCTGATTGCTCGTCGCATTCGCGAGACCCAGGTGTACTCTGAGGTCTTGTCCTATCGCACTACCGCGGAGCAGCTCAAACAGCTCAACCCCAAAGGCATCATCTTCTCAGGTGGTCCCAGCTCGGTGTACGACGCCCACGCGCCGCACTGCGACCCCGCTATCTGGGACTTGGGCTTGCCGGTGCTGGGCGTGTGCTACGGCATGCAGCTGATGGTGCAGCAGCTCGGCGGTGGCGTCGAGCGGGCTGAGCGCGGCGAGTACGGCAAAGCATCGCTGTTTATCGACGATCCCACAGACCTGCTGACCAACGTCGAAGATGGCACCACGATGTGGATGAGCCACGGAGACTCGGTCAAGCAAATGCCCGAGGGCTTCGAGCTCTTGGCCCACACGAACAATACCCCCTGCGCGGCGATCGCCCACCACGATCGCAAGCTCTATGGCGTCCAGTTCCACCCGGAAGTGGTGCACTCCCAGGGCGGCTTGGCCCTGATTCGCAACTTTGTCTACCACATTTGCGATTGCGAGCCCACCTGGACAACGGAAGCATTTGTCGAAGAAGCGATTCGCGAAGTGCGGGCCAAAGTCGGCGACAAGCGCGTTTTGCTGGCCCTTTCGGGGGGTGTGGACTCCTCGACCCTTGCCTTCTTGCTCCACAAGGCGATCGGCGATAACCTCACCTGCATGTTCATCGACCAGGGCTTCATGCGCAAAGGGGAGCCCGAGCGCCTGCTGAAGCTGTTCCAGGAACAGTTCCACATCCACGTTGAGTACGTGAACGCTCGGGAGCGCTTTTTGGCCAGGTTGGAAGGGATCACCGATCCCGAAGAAAAGCGCAAGCGGATCGGCCACGAGTTCATCCAGGTCTTTGAAGAAGAGTCTCGGCGCCTGGGTCCCTTTGACTATCTGGCCCAGGGCACGCTGTATCCGGACGTGATCGAGTCGGCAGATACCAATGTCGATCCGAAGACGGGCGAGCGGGTCGCTGTGAAGATCAAGAGCCATCACAACGTGGGCGGCCTGCCGAAGGATCTGCGCTTCAAGCTGGTGGAGCCCCTGCGCAAACTCTTCAAGGACGAGGTGCGTAAGGTCGGCCGGGCGATCGGCTTGCCGGAAGAAATCGTGCGTCGCCATCCCTTCCCGGGACCGGGTCTAGCGATTCGGATCTTGGGCGAGGTGACGGCGGAGAAGCTGGATATCCTGCGAGATGCGGACCTGATCGTGCGCCAAGAAATCAATCAGCGCGGCATCTACCACGATTTCTGGCAGGCCTTTGCGGTGCTGCTGCCGATTCGCAGCGTCGGCGTGATGGGCGATCGCCGCACCTATGCCTATCCGATTGTGCTGCGCCTGGTCAGCAGCGAGGACGGCATGACGGCGGACTGGTCTCGCGCTCCCTACGATCTGCTGGAGACGATTTCCAACCGCATCGTCAACGAGGTTGAGGGGGTTAACCGGGTGGTCTATGACATCACCTCGAAGCCGCCTGGAACCATCGAGTGGGAATAA
- a CDS encoding DUF561 domain-containing protein: protein MTMHPTLQPAFAQSRVLKVISGLMNFDADRVEAVVKAADRGGATFVDIAADPRLVERARAVTSLPICVSAVEPEKFVAAVKAGADLIEIGNFDAFYAHGIRFEAAEVLDLTRRTREVLPDIMLSVTVPHILELDQQVALAEALVTAGADIIQTEGGTSSRPAHPGTLGLIEKAAPALAAATEISRAVSVPVLCASGISSVTAPLAIAAGAAGVGVGSAINRLNSEIAMVAAVQSLVEALGSVSRAEAIARF from the coding sequence ATGACCATGCATCCCACACTTCAGCCAGCCTTCGCCCAAAGTCGGGTCCTGAAGGTTATCAGCGGTCTGATGAACTTCGACGCCGATCGCGTTGAAGCTGTCGTTAAAGCAGCAGATCGCGGCGGCGCTACCTTCGTAGACATCGCGGCTGATCCCCGACTGGTCGAGCGTGCCCGTGCCGTCACCTCTCTGCCGATCTGCGTGTCGGCGGTGGAGCCCGAAAAGTTTGTCGCAGCCGTCAAAGCCGGTGCGGATCTGATCGAAATTGGTAACTTTGACGCGTTCTACGCCCACGGCATTCGCTTCGAAGCTGCGGAAGTCCTCGACCTGACCCGCCGGACCCGCGAAGTCCTGCCGGACATCATGCTATCTGTGACGGTGCCTCACATTCTGGAGCTCGATCAGCAGGTGGCTCTGGCTGAAGCCCTCGTGACTGCGGGAGCAGACATCATCCAAACCGAGGGCGGCACCAGCAGCCGTCCGGCTCACCCCGGTACCCTGGGCCTGATCGAGAAGGCTGCGCCTGCTCTGGCCGCCGCGACCGAGATTTCTCGCGCGGTGTCGGTGCCGGTGCTGTGCGCTTCGGGTATCTCTAGCGTGACGGCTCCCCTGGCGATCGCGGCGGGTGCTGCGGGCGTTGGCGTTGGCTCTGCGATCAACCGCCTCAACAGCGAAATCGCCATGGTGGCTGCGGTCCAAAGCCTGGTGGAAGCTCTGGGCTCCGTGAGCCGGGCAGAGGCGATCGCTCGCTTCTAG
- a CDS encoding TonB-dependent siderophore receptor yields MKRLIAQPSFNLTVWSLISANCLHPAIASSPPLDDLSSPFIQTESSSLPTLESSSQLTFPDGQRILQVADLAQSETSENDVIRIIVEEKKEEEKVEPASTPVYTIEAEEIRQQEADSVAEILRTSPGFAVNDAGFGADIHTGTYYRGASINQSVFLLNGRPIGSNINTYHGSTDLNSIPTGAIEKVELSSGTSATLYGSEAFGGVVNIVTKQGEDTPTRFNGLVQFGSYDHSNVQGQLSGSVGDVNYIFNYQNFEAENNYRVPIGAANRGPDGRLFNGDTAVTNYYGKVGFDLNDRNSLSLDVSKVSSRRGLLYFGFPLQRDRLDHDLLNAGLSWQAKLGEGDDSTLNTTVSFNQDYFSTYGPTQQTRYRTGSLDSRTFNARVDHDWQTGANHNLRWGLDLQNSLLTGEVESNVPQLVALNGTEDRDRLHTALFALNTWKLNQDLQVELGLRQNFNSEFGSYLNPSVGGRWEVSPTVAMRGSWVSVQRNPGLDQLYVFDTVHNWLPNPNLDPETGSSWTAGVDLQLASNLNAQMTYFGSRLDNRLGIQAGRWENIGLVNTNGLEAALRWQITPQWSSFVNYTYTDAEIQTGPERGLQLGLIPYSVGQLGIGYESAGWQVNLYANYFSGARRALFNTPGDSSEDFSPDWLRLDLGLRVPITRNLGFTAFLENLTDQTYERANRIYQPGLTVRVGLQSY; encoded by the coding sequence ATGAAACGTCTTATTGCGCAGCCTAGCTTCAACTTGACAGTTTGGAGCCTGATTTCAGCTAATTGTCTCCATCCCGCGATCGCCTCTTCTCCCCCTCTCGACGACCTTTCTTCGCCTTTCATCCAGACAGAAAGCTCGTCGCTACCAACGCTTGAATCGAGCAGTCAACTCACTTTCCCCGATGGGCAACGCATCCTACAAGTTGCAGATCTTGCACAATCAGAAACTTCCGAGAACGACGTCATTCGCATCATCGTTGAAGAGAAGAAAGAAGAAGAGAAAGTAGAACCAGCTTCTACGCCTGTTTATACCATCGAGGCAGAAGAAATCCGTCAGCAGGAAGCCGATAGCGTGGCCGAAATTCTGCGGACTTCACCAGGCTTTGCGGTCAATGACGCCGGATTTGGAGCAGACATTCACACCGGAACTTATTACAGAGGAGCGTCCATTAATCAGTCTGTTTTTCTCTTAAACGGCAGACCGATTGGTAGCAACATCAATACCTACCACGGCAGCACTGACCTTAACAGCATCCCGACCGGAGCGATTGAAAAAGTTGAGCTATCTAGCGGCACCTCAGCAACGCTCTATGGCTCAGAAGCATTTGGCGGAGTTGTCAATATTGTTACGAAACAGGGTGAAGATACCCCGACTCGCTTCAATGGCTTAGTTCAATTTGGCTCCTACGATCACTCCAATGTTCAAGGTCAGCTCAGTGGCTCGGTCGGGGATGTAAACTATATTTTCAATTATCAAAACTTTGAAGCTGAAAATAACTACCGAGTCCCCATAGGCGCTGCCAACCGGGGGCCTGATGGTCGTTTATTTAATGGCGATACTGCAGTTACTAACTATTACGGCAAAGTAGGCTTTGACCTCAACGATCGCAACTCACTGAGTCTGGATGTCTCTAAGGTCAGCAGTCGACGGGGATTACTTTACTTCGGGTTTCCGCTACAGCGCGATCGCCTCGACCATGATCTCCTAAACGCTGGGCTATCTTGGCAGGCCAAATTGGGAGAAGGGGATGACTCGACTTTGAATACCACTGTCTCCTTTAACCAAGACTACTTCAGCACCTACGGACCGACCCAACAAACGCGCTATCGCACCGGCAGCCTCGATTCTCGGACCTTCAACGCCAGAGTAGATCATGACTGGCAAACTGGCGCCAACCATAACCTCCGCTGGGGACTGGATCTGCAAAATTCTTTGTTGACGGGGGAAGTGGAGAGTAACGTGCCTCAGCTCGTTGCTTTGAACGGCACCGAAGACCGCGATCGCCTCCATACGGCCCTATTCGCCCTCAACACCTGGAAGCTCAATCAAGACCTACAAGTAGAGCTTGGCCTCCGCCAAAACTTTAATAGTGAATTTGGCAGTTATCTAAATCCCAGCGTGGGCGGGCGCTGGGAGGTTTCGCCCACTGTGGCCATGCGGGGCAGCTGGGTATCGGTGCAGCGCAACCCAGGACTAGACCAGCTATATGTATTTGACACGGTCCACAACTGGCTGCCCAACCCTAACTTGGATCCTGAAACGGGTTCTTCCTGGACTGCCGGAGTGGATTTGCAACTCGCTAGCAACCTCAATGCGCAGATGACTTACTTTGGCAGTCGCCTAGATAATCGCCTGGGAATTCAGGCAGGCCGCTGGGAAAATATCGGCTTAGTCAACACGAACGGCCTAGAAGCTGCGCTCCGGTGGCAAATCACTCCTCAGTGGTCCAGCTTTGTCAACTACACCTACACCGATGCTGAAATCCAGACGGGTCCAGAGCGAGGGCTCCAGTTAGGCCTCATCCCTTATTCCGTTGGTCAACTAGGCATTGGTTATGAGTCCGCAGGTTGGCAAGTCAACTTGTATGCCAACTATTTCAGCGGGGCTCGACGGGCATTATTTAATACTCCCGGCGATTCAAGTGAGGATTTTTCGCCTGATTGGTTACGGCTTGACCTTGGCTTGCGGGTACCTATCACTCGCAATCTAGGGTTCACTGCTTTTCTTGAAAATCTGACTGACCAAACTTACGAAAGAGCCAATCGTATTTATCAGCCCGGTCTGACTGTGCGAGTTGGCTTACAGTCCTACTAG
- a CDS encoding DUF5340 domain-containing protein — protein MEPIPLPSHIHYELLLQLLERQTLFAVGQRSPQREQVTELIMTLRKALSHQKRLEESCDRAHLPVDYRWSLNANAGPSAPDTLMPPERSPLP, from the coding sequence ATGGAGCCTATTCCTCTGCCGTCGCACATTCACTACGAGCTGCTTTTGCAGCTTCTAGAGCGCCAAACCCTTTTTGCCGTTGGCCAGCGATCGCCCCAGCGAGAGCAGGTCACTGAGCTGATTATGACGCTGCGCAAGGCTCTCTCCCACCAAAAGCGGCTCGAAGAAAGCTGCGATCGCGCTCATTTACCCGTGGACTACCGCTGGTCCCTCAACGCGAATGCGGGGCCCTCGGCGCCTGACACGCTGATGCCCCCTGAGCGATCGCCGCTGCCCTGA
- the trpC gene encoding indole-3-glycerol phosphate synthase TrpC yields the protein MQIRRRPPVSSVTVINLTYKIKTDEDQPNNILEEIVWHKETEVDQLRDRRPLVELKRQLASAPPVRNFAEALRQSKTQPALIAEVKKASPSKGVLREDFDPVAIAQAYEQGGATCLSVLTDQRFFQGSFENLQRVRQAVDLPLLCKDFILYPYQLYQARIHGADAALLIAAILSDQDLQYFLKVIKTLGMTALVEVHTLEELDRVLALDGVELIGINNRDLQTFKVDLQTTCDLLTARQQPLSDRSILVVSESGLFVPADLRRVAEAGAAAVLVGESLVKQPDPAQATAALLSEA from the coding sequence ATGCAAATCCGCCGTCGTCCGCCCGTTTCCAGTGTGACCGTTATCAATTTGACCTACAAAATCAAGACGGACGAGGATCAGCCCAACAACATCCTCGAAGAAATCGTGTGGCACAAGGAAACGGAGGTCGATCAGCTGCGCGATCGCCGGCCCCTCGTTGAGCTAAAGCGCCAGCTAGCCAGCGCGCCCCCGGTCCGCAACTTCGCTGAGGCCCTGCGCCAGAGCAAGACGCAGCCTGCCCTGATCGCGGAGGTCAAGAAAGCCTCTCCCAGCAAGGGCGTGCTGCGCGAAGATTTTGATCCAGTGGCGATCGCCCAGGCCTACGAGCAGGGCGGCGCGACCTGTTTGTCGGTTCTGACCGACCAGCGATTTTTCCAGGGCAGCTTTGAGAACCTCCAGCGGGTTCGCCAAGCGGTGGATCTGCCCCTCCTGTGCAAAGACTTCATTCTGTATCCCTACCAGCTTTATCAGGCGCGGATTCACGGCGCTGATGCGGCTCTGCTGATCGCGGCAATTTTGTCGGATCAAGATTTGCAGTATTTCCTGAAGGTGATCAAAACCCTCGGCATGACTGCCCTGGTGGAGGTGCACACCCTAGAGGAGCTCGACCGGGTGCTGGCCCTCGACGGCGTGGAGCTGATCGGCATCAACAATCGCGATCTGCAAACCTTCAAGGTAGATCTGCAAACGACCTGTGATCTACTGACAGCGCGGCAGCAGCCGCTGAGCGATCGGTCTATCCTAGTGGTCAGTGAGTCGGGTCTGTTTGTGCCGGCGGATCTGCGCCGGGTAGCAGAGGCAGGCGCCGCGGCGGTTTTGGTGGGCGAATCCTTGGTCAAGCAGCCCGATCCCGCCCAGGCGACCGCTGCCCTCTTGAGCGAAGCCTAG
- the dxr gene encoding 1-deoxy-D-xylulose-5-phosphate reductoisomerase encodes MKAITLLGSTGSIGTQTLDIVSEHPDQFRVVGMAAGRNVAMLAQQIRQFRPEIVAIWDKDKLPELKAAIADLEPQPIVLAGEEGVIEVARYGDSEAVVTGIVGCAGLLPTIAAIEAGKDIALANKETLIAGGPVVLPLIEKYGVKLLPADSEHSAIFQCLQGVPQGGLRRIILTASGGAFRDWPVEKLAEVTVADALKHPNWSMGRKITVDSATLMNKGLEVIEAHYLFGMDYDHIDIVIHPQSIIHSLIELQDTSVLAQLGWPDMRLPLLYAMSWPERIATSWEPLDLVKAGDLTFRAPDHQKYPCMQLAYAAGRAAGSMPAVLNAANEQAVALFLEEKIQFLEIPRLIEAVCDRHQADNRQQPTLDDILQADAWARQAVLQACEQLHQGDRIVSLR; translated from the coding sequence GTGAAAGCAATTACTCTCCTTGGCTCCACAGGCTCGATCGGCACCCAAACCCTCGACATTGTGTCCGAGCACCCCGATCAGTTTCGGGTGGTGGGAATGGCCGCAGGGCGCAACGTCGCGATGCTGGCGCAACAGATTCGGCAATTTCGGCCTGAAATTGTGGCGATTTGGGACAAAGACAAGCTGCCTGAGCTAAAAGCGGCGATCGCCGACCTCGAGCCCCAGCCCATCGTGCTGGCCGGCGAAGAAGGCGTGATCGAGGTGGCCCGCTACGGCGACTCGGAGGCCGTGGTCACAGGGATCGTCGGCTGCGCTGGCTTGCTGCCCACGATCGCCGCCATCGAGGCCGGCAAAGACATTGCCCTCGCCAACAAGGAGACCCTGATTGCGGGTGGTCCGGTGGTTCTGCCGCTGATCGAGAAATACGGCGTCAAACTGCTGCCCGCAGACTCGGAGCACTCGGCGATTTTCCAGTGCTTGCAGGGAGTCCCCCAGGGAGGACTGCGGCGGATCATCCTGACGGCGTCCGGGGGCGCTTTCCGGGACTGGCCCGTCGAGAAGCTGGCTGAGGTGACCGTCGCCGACGCCCTCAAGCACCCCAACTGGTCCATGGGCCGCAAGATCACCGTGGATTCGGCCACGCTGATGAACAAGGGCCTTGAGGTGATCGAAGCCCACTATTTGTTCGGCATGGATTACGACCACATTGATATCGTGATCCATCCCCAAAGCATTATTCACTCGCTGATCGAGCTGCAAGACACGTCGGTTCTTGCCCAGCTCGGCTGGCCCGACATGCGGCTGCCGCTGCTCTACGCCATGTCGTGGCCTGAGCGCATCGCCACGAGCTGGGAGCCGCTAGACCTAGTGAAGGCGGGAGATCTGACCTTCCGGGCGCCGGATCACCAAAAGTATCCCTGTATGCAGCTGGCCTACGCGGCGGGTCGGGCCGCGGGCTCGATGCCGGCGGTGCTAAACGCGGCCAATGAGCAGGCGGTCGCGCTATTTTTAGAGGAGAAAATCCAGTTCCTGGAGATTCCGCGCCTGATCGAGGCGGTCTGCGATCGCCACCAGGCAGACAACCGCCAGCAGCCGACCCTGGACGATATCTTGCAGGCCGATGCTTGGGCTCGCCAAGCGGTGCTCCAGGCCTGCGAACAGCTGCATCAAGGCGATCGCATTGTTTCTTTGCGCTAG
- a CDS encoding DUF1802 family protein, whose protein sequence is MLQPALKEWAVTVEALAAGNTILLLRKGGIQEETGSFALQHQQFWLYPTYEHQKPELLKPDYAAQVQPVPSGWHPETVEIQAWAEVQGQFTFHDQATLAAVTPFHVGNDRFAAERLRWKARSPLQGLILRVYRLPRPESLPYKSEYGGCRSWLTLPLTAEMARSHPALSDEAFEQQAAQLQQALQSVAPA, encoded by the coding sequence ATGCTTCAGCCAGCTCTCAAGGAATGGGCCGTGACCGTCGAGGCCCTCGCCGCCGGAAACACGATCCTGCTGCTGCGAAAAGGCGGGATTCAAGAAGAAACCGGGAGCTTTGCCCTTCAGCATCAGCAGTTTTGGCTGTATCCGACCTACGAGCACCAAAAACCAGAGTTGCTGAAGCCGGACTATGCCGCCCAGGTGCAGCCCGTCCCCTCAGGCTGGCACCCAGAGACAGTCGAGATCCAGGCGTGGGCAGAGGTCCAGGGGCAGTTTACGTTTCACGATCAGGCCACGCTCGCAGCGGTGACGCCCTTTCACGTCGGCAATGACCGGTTCGCGGCAGAGCGGCTGCGCTGGAAGGCGCGATCGCCCCTCCAGGGGCTGATTCTGCGGGTGTATCGCCTGCCGCGCCCCGAGAGCCTGCCTTACAAGAGCGAGTACGGCGGCTGTCGGTCCTGGCTGACGCTGCCCCTGACGGCGGAAATGGCGCGATCGCACCCCGCCCTGAGCGACGAGGCCTTTGAGCAGCAAGCGGCCCAGCTGCAGCAGGCCCTCCAGTCGGTGGCCCCGGCCTGA
- a CDS encoding HAD-IC family P-type ATPase, whose protein sequence is MTQPPMAQPSTLPPGLSAADVIAQRAAGLGNNVHLPTSRSYLQIFQENLFTFINAAFFTLSLVMLLLGRYGDSILVVVVIFGGVLINLYQEIWAKRKLDEIALLMRPKATVIREGVEQSIDPSELVLGDVLTVQAGDQVVVDGAVIGPGRIDVDESLLTGESDLIPKQAGDRLYSGSFCVSGRACYVAEQVGASTVAFRLTTGARAFRQILTPLQREINLVIRVFLLIACFMWILVGISFLSQVNSLNELVQRAAVIAGLVPAGLLLAITLAYGLGAVRMVGRRVLIQQANAVESLSNVNILCLDKTGTLTTNQLQLQRVVPVGMSEAALRSRLGCYGASVTSGTKTSEAIAAACPGDPVAIGAEVPFNSARKWSAIALEPAEDTGDRDCPAGVYVLGAPEVLAEALPLSPDIQQSIVATAKQGLRVVLFAYSPDRAALGGDTDPKLPQDLVLLGVLHLSDELRPEAKGTLDRFARAGIAVKIISGDHPETVAALARQAGVRDSRVISGSELAQMSPAARVHAARSHHVFGRVTPEQKAELIQALRQQGDYVAMIGDGVNDVLSLKQANLAIAMESGSKATRSVADIVLLKDSFGSLPRAFLEGQRIRNGIQDVMKLFMIRTFCVTLLIFATAIATDSFPMANKQSAVVTLLGVGFPSMALPIWAKPGALPQRSLMRSILHFTVPATLTLTLVALMVYLFYLVVAILDLSPYRELADVDYQVPRSALVTILVMGELLLIPFLKPPTRAWVGGEPLCGDWRYTWVALGLLGLYFLIVALPPVANFFELLPLPWPNYGFIGFIALEWCFVLRAIWRSRFLDRFLGVDLS, encoded by the coding sequence ATGACCCAGCCTCCGATGGCCCAGCCTTCGACTCTTCCTCCCGGCCTCAGCGCGGCCGATGTGATTGCCCAGCGGGCGGCGGGCTTGGGCAACAATGTCCACTTGCCCACCAGCCGCTCCTATCTCCAAATTTTTCAAGAAAATCTTTTTACCTTTATCAATGCGGCGTTTTTCACCCTGAGCTTGGTCATGCTGCTGCTAGGGCGCTATGGCGACAGCATTCTCGTTGTGGTGGTGATTTTCGGCGGGGTGCTGATCAACCTGTACCAGGAAATCTGGGCCAAGCGGAAGCTCGACGAAATCGCCTTGCTGATGCGGCCCAAGGCGACGGTGATTCGGGAGGGGGTCGAGCAGTCGATCGACCCGAGCGAGCTGGTGCTGGGGGATGTGCTGACGGTCCAGGCCGGGGACCAAGTGGTCGTCGATGGGGCCGTGATCGGGCCAGGACGCATCGACGTAGACGAGTCGCTGCTGACGGGCGAGTCCGATCTGATTCCCAAGCAAGCCGGCGATCGGTTGTATTCGGGCAGCTTTTGCGTCAGCGGCCGGGCCTGCTACGTGGCGGAGCAGGTGGGGGCCAGCACCGTTGCTTTTCGGCTGACCACCGGGGCGCGGGCCTTTCGCCAAATCCTGACACCGCTCCAGCGCGAGATTAATTTGGTGATTCGGGTGTTTTTGCTGATCGCCTGCTTCATGTGGATTTTGGTGGGCATCAGCTTTTTGAGTCAGGTCAATTCCCTAAACGAGCTGGTGCAGCGGGCAGCGGTGATCGCGGGGCTGGTGCCAGCGGGGCTGCTGCTGGCGATCACGCTGGCCTACGGCCTGGGGGCCGTGCGCATGGTGGGCCGCAGGGTCTTGATCCAGCAGGCCAACGCGGTGGAGTCCCTGAGCAATGTGAATATCCTGTGCCTGGACAAGACGGGGACGCTGACGACCAACCAGCTCCAGCTTCAGCGGGTGGTGCCCGTGGGAATGTCTGAGGCGGCCCTGCGATCGCGCTTGGGGTGCTACGGAGCGAGCGTGACCAGCGGCACCAAGACCAGCGAGGCGATCGCAGCGGCCTGTCCCGGCGATCCGGTGGCCATCGGGGCAGAGGTGCCTTTCAACTCCGCTCGCAAGTGGAGCGCGATCGCCCTCGAGCCAGCCGAGGATACCGGCGATCGCGACTGTCCGGCCGGAGTCTACGTCTTGGGAGCGCCGGAGGTGCTGGCCGAGGCCCTCCCACTATCGCCGGACATCCAGCAAAGCATCGTGGCAACGGCCAAGCAGGGCCTGCGGGTGGTGCTGTTTGCCTACAGCCCAGACCGCGCGGCCCTGGGAGGCGACACAGACCCCAAGCTGCCGCAGGACCTGGTTTTGCTGGGCGTGCTGCACCTGAGCGATGAGCTGCGCCCCGAGGCGAAGGGAACCCTGGACCGGTTTGCTCGGGCGGGCATCGCGGTGAAAATTATTTCTGGGGATCATCCCGAAACGGTGGCGGCCCTGGCGCGGCAGGCGGGGGTGCGCGACAGCCGGGTGATTTCGGGGAGCGAATTGGCCCAGATGAGCCCGGCTGCCCGAGTCCACGCTGCGCGATCGCACCATGTTTTTGGGCGGGTGACGCCAGAGCAGAAGGCGGAGCTGATCCAGGCGCTGCGCCAGCAGGGGGACTACGTGGCCATGATCGGCGATGGAGTCAACGACGTGCTGTCCCTAAAGCAGGCCAATTTGGCGATCGCCATGGAGAGCGGCAGCAAGGCGACTCGCTCGGTGGCTGACATCGTGCTGCTCAAGGATTCCTTTGGCAGCTTGCCCCGCGCGTTTTTGGAGGGTCAGCGCATCCGCAACGGCATCCAGGACGTGATGAAGCTGTTCATGATTCGCACCTTTTGCGTGACGCTGCTGATTTTCGCGACGGCGATCGCCACCGACTCCTTTCCCATGGCCAACAAGCAAAGCGCCGTGGTCACGCTGCTGGGCGTTGGGTTTCCCAGCATGGCCCTCCCCATCTGGGCCAAACCGGGCGCTCTGCCCCAGCGCAGCCTGATGCGATCGATTTTGCACTTCACGGTCCCCGCCACCTTGACCCTGACCCTGGTGGCGCTGATGGTCTACTTGTTTTATTTGGTGGTGGCGATTTTGGACCTGTCGCCCTACCGGGAGCTAGCGGACGTGGACTACCAGGTTCCCCGCAGCGCCCTGGTGACGATCTTGGTCATGGGCGAGCTGCTGCTGATTCCGTTCCTCAAGCCGCCCACGCGGGCCTGGGTGGGCGGGGAGCCGCTGTGCGGGGACTGGCGCTATACCTGGGTTGCCCTGGGCCTGTTGGGGCTGTATTTCCTGATCGTGGCCCTGCCGCCGGTGGCCAACTTTTTCGAGCTGCTGCCTTTGCCCTGGCCAAACTACGGCTTTATCGGCTTTATTGCCCTGGAGTGGTGCTTTGTTTTACGAGCGATCTGGCGCAGCCGCTTTCTCGATCGCTTTTTGGGCGTGGATTTGAGTTGA
- a CDS encoding VanW family protein, with amino-acid sequence MLASWKRPIRNALKHSKALVKGYPFYYAGQQEPQPQEPYPHLWHEATTPIPDRGTPEIRQNRLWNLHLAAQKLDYLQIPPGRIVSFCHRVGEPTLRNGFRAGPVFVQGQVRTDVGGGLCLLATSLFQAFLWAGWEILERHCHSIDAYGEGRFYPLGQDAAVAYGYKDLMVRNVWAVPLQLRLQVLPAQGVVASSVWGRSPCPVAVKVESQVLARLAPSSEAGVPGWQVETRRYLRDRLSEREQGWTLDYQTTSLYHPCDRP; translated from the coding sequence ATGTTGGCATCCTGGAAACGGCCCATTCGCAACGCTCTAAAGCACAGCAAGGCCCTGGTCAAGGGCTATCCCTTCTACTACGCGGGCCAGCAAGAGCCCCAGCCCCAGGAGCCCTACCCCCATCTGTGGCACGAGGCGACCACACCGATTCCCGATCGCGGCACCCCCGAGATTCGCCAAAATCGCCTGTGGAATTTGCACCTAGCGGCTCAGAAGCTGGACTATTTGCAGATTCCGCCCGGGCGCATCGTCAGTTTTTGTCATCGCGTCGGCGAGCCGACCCTCCGCAATGGGTTTCGGGCGGGGCCGGTGTTTGTGCAGGGTCAGGTGCGTACCGACGTGGGGGGCGGTCTGTGTCTGCTGGCCACCAGCCTGTTTCAAGCTTTTTTGTGGGCGGGATGGGAGATATTGGAGCGCCACTGCCACAGCATCGACGCCTACGGCGAAGGGCGATTTTATCCCCTGGGTCAGGACGCGGCGGTGGCCTACGGCTACAAAGACCTGATGGTGCGCAATGTCTGGGCAGTGCCGCTCCAGCTGCGTTTGCAGGTTTTGCCAGCCCAGGGGGTCGTGGCCTCGAGCGTGTGGGGGCGATCGCCCTGCCCGGTGGCGGTGAAAGTGGAATCCCAGGTTTTGGCTCGGCTCGCCCCCAGCAGTGAAGCGGGAGTGCCAGGCTGGCAGGTGGAGACGCGGCGGTACCTGCGCGATCGCCTCTCAGAGCGGGAACAGGGCTGGACCCTGGACTACCAAACCACCAGCCTGTACCATCCCTGCGATCGCCCCTAA